The following coding sequences lie in one Apteryx mantelli isolate bAptMan1 chromosome 6, bAptMan1.hap1, whole genome shotgun sequence genomic window:
- the ARPC2 gene encoding actin-related protein 2/3 complex subunit 2 — protein sequence MILLEVNNRIIEETLTLKFEGAAAGNKPEAVEVTFADFDGVLYHISNPNGDKTKVMVSISLKFYKELQEHGADEVLKKVYGNYLVNPESGYNVSLLYDLENLPADKDAIVHQAGMLKRNCFASVFEKYFKFQEEGKEGEKRAVIHYRDDETMYVEAKKDRVTVVFSTVFKDDDDVVIGKVFMQEFKEGRRASHTAPQVLFSHREPPLELKDTDAAVGDNIGYITFVLFPRHTNAAARDNTINLIHTFRDYLHYHIKCSKAYIHTRMRAKTSDFLKVLNRARPDAEKKEMKTITGKTFTTR from the exons ATGATCCTGCTCGAGGTCAACAACCGCATCATCGAGGAGACCCTCACGCTCAAGTTcgagggcgccgccgccgg aaataaACCAGAGGCAGTAGAAGTAACATTTGCAG ACTTTGATGGAGTCCTTTATCATATCTCAAACCCCAATGGAGATAAGACAAAAGTGATGGTCAGTATTTCTCTGAAATTCTACAAAGAGCTTCAGGAACACGGTGCTGATGAG GTATTGAAGAAAGTCTATGGAAACTACCTGGTAAATCCTGAATCAG GTTACAATGTCTCTTTGCTCTACGACCTGGAAAACCTTCCTGCAGACAAGGATGCTATTGTACACCAAGCTGGCATGTTGAAGCGCAACTGCTTTGCTTCGGTCTTTGAGAAGTATTTCAAATTCCAGGAAGAGggcaaggaaggagagaaaagagctgTCATCCACTACAGGGACGATGAGACGAT GTATGTTGAGGCAAAAAAGGACCGCGTCACAGTTGTGTTCAGCACGGTATTTAAGGATGACGATGACGTCGTGATTGGAAAGGTGTTTATGCAG GAGTTCAAGGAGGGTCGCCGGGCCAGTCACACAGCCCCACAGGTGCTCTTCAGCCACAGGGAGCCGCCCTTGGAGCTGAAAGACACAGATGCAGCCGTCGGCGACAATATTGGTTACATCACCTTCG TGCTGTTCCCCCGTCACACCAATGCTGCTGCCAGAGACAACACCATAAACCTGATCCACACGTTCCGGGACTACCTGCACTATCACATCAAGTGCTCAAAG GCCTATATTCACACGCGTATGAGGGCGAAAACATCGGATTTCCTCAAGGTGCTGAATCGTGCCCGTCcagatgcagagaagaaagaaatgaaaacaatcaC GGGGAAGACGTTCACAACCCGTTAA